The Sporomusaceae bacterium genomic sequence CGCATCTTCTTCGCCATGAGCCGCGACGGACTTATTCCCGGGGGCATCTGCGCCGTGCATCCCACCTACGGCACCCCCCATATCATCACAATCGTCGCCGGCATCGCCGTGGCCTTGATCGCCGGGTTCACCCCCATCGGCATCATCGCCGAACTCACCAACATCGGCACACTGTTCGCCTTCGTGGTTTCGGCCATCGGCGTGCTCGTCCTCCGCTACACAAAGCCGGAAGTTCCTCGCCCCTTCCGCTGTCCTGCAGTCGGCATAGTCGCTCCCCTGGCCGTGATCTCCTGCGGGTACCTCATGTACAACCTTCCCTATGACACCTGGGTCCGTTTCGTAATCTGGTCGGCCATCGGGTTTGCCGTCTACTTCGTTTACGGACACCGCAACAGTGTGCTTGGTAAGCATGGCGACCAACTGTCAGAGGAATAAAGGGATGAACCGGCAGCCGCCAGGCTGCCTTTTTCTTGCGGCAGGAAAAATAAGGGTGAGGGGCGAATTATACACAATAGACACAGCGTGAGGCAAGGTGAAGAAATGGGCGCGAAGAAGCATAAAGTCGTAGTGCAGATATTCGGCGACAACTACCCTCTCAGGGGCGACGCCGAGCCGGAACGCATAATGAAGGTGGCTGCCCTCCTCGACGAGCGGATGCGCGAGACCGCCTTCAGCAACCCCCGCGTGTCAACCACCATGGTTGCCATCCTCACGGCGCTCAATATCGCCGACGAATACCTGCGCCTGCAAACCGACTATCAGCAGCTGCTCAAGATGCTGAACGACGAGTAAGGTCGCCGGTATACCGCTCCCAGCCGCGGTCAATAATAACACCAGCGGAAGGAGTGACAGCGGCGATGGACTACGGGACCCCCGGTCAGGTAATTCTCAGAATGGCGGCCATCTTCGCCGTGGCGCTCATCGTCGTCCGCGTTATGGGCAACCGCGCCGTGGGTCAGCTTTCGCCCTTCGATTTCGTTCTCATGGTAGGCATCGGCGACATTGTCGCCAACGTAGCTTTGGCCCGCAACGAGAGTCTGCTCATCGGCGCCGAAGGGCTCATCGGCCTGCTCGTCCTCCAGCAACTGCTCTCCCGCCTGGCGCTCAAGAACAAGTTCCTGCGCAAGCTGTTCGAAGGCACACCTGTCGAACTCATCGAGGACGGCCGCATCCTCCGCCAGAACCTGACCAAGACCCAGTTCAACTACGACGACCTCCGTCAGGAATTGCACAAACAGGGTCTCGACTTCTCCAACCTCAAGGACATCAAGCTGGCCCGCCTAGAGAGCTGCGGCACCTTTACGCTTATCAAAAGCCCCGATATGGAGCCGCTAACCCGCCGTGACCTGGAAAACTTTATCCGCAGCCTTTCCGAAAACCCGCTCAGCCCGGCAGGGACCGGATGGGCCAAAATAGAACAGCTGGCAGCCGACGTGCGGATTCTCGCCGACTACGTCCAAAGCCAGCAGTCCGCCGCCCCGCCTAGGGAAAAAGCAACTGCTGAGCACGTATTGCACTAAAGAAGGGCTCGCCCTTCTTCTTTTATTGCATCCGAATGGAGCGTTTGACCTACTATGCGAAGAGTACTGCTCATCTTCATCGACGGCCTGGGACTGGGGGACAACGACCTGGCCGCCAACCCGCTAGTCCGTTTCGACCCGCCTTTTTTCCGCGATCTGTTCGGCACGCCGCTCGTCAGGGAACTTGGTCTCATCCTCGGCGACGAAGCGTGCCTCGTGCCGACCGACGCGTCTATGGGAATACCCGGCCTGCCGCAGAGCGCGACCGGGCAGACCGCCATTTTCACCGGCGTAAACGCCCCGCAGCATATGGGCTGCCACATCCTCGGCTTTCCCGGTCCGGCCCTCGCCGAAATAATAGCCGCGCACGGCCTGCCGGGCGATCTGGCCGCCGGCGGCTTCAGCGTGACCTCAGCCAATATGTACACCGCCGACTACATGGAACTTGTGGCCCGCCGCAAACGCCGCCATTCGGTCACCACCCTCGCCATCCTCGGCGCGGGCCGGCCCTTGCGCTCTCTGGCCGACATGGCCGCCGGCGCGGCGGTCTACCAGGACATCACCAACGAGATGCTGCCGCGGTTCGGTGTGGAAGGTGTGCCGACCGTCAGCCCGGACGAAGCCGGAAGAAGGCTCGCGGCCCTCGCCGGCAAGCACCGTTTTACCATGTTCGAGTACTTCCAGACCGACCGTCAGGGCCATAAGCACGACTGGGAGGAAGCGGCGAAAATCGTTGCCAACCTCGATGGCTTTCTCACCGCCGTCCACCGGGCCGCCGCAGAAACCCTGGTGATAATCACCAGCGACCACGGCAACTTCGAGGACTTCACCACCAAAACCCACACCCTCAACCCCGTGCCGACAATCCTGTTCGGACCTGGGTGCCGCCAGGTCGCCGCAGGCATCCGCAGCCTCACCGACATTAAACCCGCCATCATCGCCTATCTAAAAGAAGGTGTAGAAAATGGTTGAACTACTGGCACCCGCCGGCAACGCCGAAGCTTTCGCCGCTGCCCTAAACAGCGGCGCCGACGCCGTATACCTCGGCGGACGGCAGTTCGGCGCCCGCGCGTACGCCGCCAACTTCAGCGACGAGGAACTGGCCGCAGCGGTGCGAAACGCCCACCTCCTGGGCGTAGCCGTGTACGTGACAGTCAACACCCTTGTCGATAACAGCGAAATTCCCGCCCTGGCGGATTATCTACGCCATCTGTACGAAATCGGCGTGGACGCCGTCATCGTCCAGGACATCGGTGTTGTCGCCGTAGCCCGCCGCGTCGCGCCCGACCTGCCCCTGCACGCCAGCACCCAGATGACAGTCCATAATTTAGCCGCGGTTGAGTTCCTTGCCGGGCAGGGCATCAGCCGCGTCGTGCTGGCGCGGGAACTGTCGCTGGACGCCATTCGCCGGATATGCGAGCGCTCCCCAATCGAAATCGAAACCTTCATCCACGGCGCCCTCTGCATATCCTACTCCGGGCAATGCCTGATGTCCAGCATGATCGGCGGCCGCAGCGGCAACCGCGGGCGTTGCGCTCAGCCTTGCCGCCTGCCTTACACCCTCCTCGATGAAGCGGGCCGGGACGTACTCGCCGGCCAGGACGCCGGGGAATACCTCCTGAGCCCCAAAGACTTCAACACCATTGAGCATATCCCCGAGCTTATCGACGCCGGCGTAGTCTCCTTCAAAATCGAAGGCCGCATGAAGCGGGCCGAATATGTAGCCGTCGTCGTCGACAGCTACCGCCGGGCCATCGACGCCAGCCTCGCCGACCGGAGCGGCTTTGCCGTTCCCGAACAGGACCAGAAGAACATGGCTCAGATATTCAACCGCGGCTTCACCTCCGCCTACCTGTTCGGCAAACAGGGGCGTGAAATGATGAGCGACCGCCGCCCCAACAACCGCGGCGTTCGCATCGGTCGCGTCATCGGCTACGACCCGCGGAAAAAGACGGCGCAGATCAAACTCGACGAACCGCTCGCCCTCGGCGATATTGTCGAGTTCTGGGTTAAAGTCGGCGGCCGGTCGAGCGCCACCGTAACCAGTCTCTCCGTCGACGGCCGCCCCGTCAATACCGCCCCCGCCCTGGCCGTGGCCACCATCCCGGTTGAAGGACCGGTCCGGGCCGGCGACCGGGTGTTCAAAACCTTCGACGCCGCCCTCATGGAAAAGGCGCGGGCCAGCTTCAGCGGCGCCGGCCCGCAGCGCCGTCTGCCGGTTGACGCCAGCGTGGCGGTGGGGGAGGGGCGGCCACTGACAGTCACCCTCACCGACGAAGCCGGCAACACCGGCTCAGGACAGACGTCATTCCTGGCCGAAAAAGCCATCAAGCGCCCTCTTAACGAAGAAACGCTTGCCGCCCAGCTCGGTCGGCTGGGTACGACCGTTTTTGCCCTCCGCGGCCTCGAAAGCCGTATCGAAGGTGAAGTTATGGTCCCGCTCAGCGAACTCAACGAAGCGCGGCGTCAGGCCGTCGAAGACCTGGAGGCAGCCCGCCTGGCCCGCTATTCCCGCCCGCCTCTGGCGGCGACCGTCCCCGACCTGACCGCCTTCCTGCCCGGTCCGCGGAGCGACACTCCCCGCAAGCCCGCCCTGACCGTCAACACCGATACCGTCGATAAAGCCGCCGCCGCCGCCGCCAACGGAGCCGACATCATCATGTTCGGCGGCGATAGCCTCTCCGGCCGGCCGCCCGCCCCGGACGACTACCGCCGGGTAGTAGCCCTGGCCCGCGAGCGCGGCCTCGCCGTCATCCTCAGCACGCCCCGCCTCGTCCAGGACTGGCAGTGGCCTGCCCTCGAAGCCGACCTTGAACTCTTTCGGGACCTTGCCCCCGACGCCGTCGCCGTGGCCAACCTCGGCGCCCTCCGGCGTGCGGGCAAAGTGCCGGGCCTGGCCATCCACGGCGACTGGCCCCTCAACATCTACAACAGCGCTGCCATCCGGTTTTATGCCGCCCAGGGGCTCGCCAGCCTCACCCTTTCCCCCGAGCTTACCTTCGGGCAGGTCGAGGAGCTTGCCGCTGAACCGGACATCGCAATCGAATGCCTCGTCCACGGATATCTAACCCTCATGATCTCGGAATACTGCGTCATGGGCAGCTTCCTCGGCGGCCTTCACATCGGCGCGTGCACAAAGCCGTGCCTCAAAGGCCGCTACCTGCTCAGGGACAGAATGGGCGAAACCTTCCCCGTCGCCGGCGACCAGTTCTGCCGCATGCACATCCTCAACGCCAAAGAGCTCAGCATGCTCCCCCATGTGCCTCGCCTGGCCCGGTCCGGCGCGGCCCGCATCCGCATCGAAGGCAAGGCGGCCACGCAGGACGAACTTGCCAGAACGACCCGCCTCTACCGTGAACTGCTCGACAAGGGAGAGAATCACCCTCTGTTCGTCGGCGACAATATAAAGTCCGTTGAACACAAAGATATCACCCGCGGACATTATTTCCGGGGAGTACTCTAAATCTACAATGTAGCTAACCCAAGGACAAATAGAGGAGAAAACCGCCGATGGATGCATCAGTTCTGAAGACCCTCGAATTCCATAAAATCCGCGCCATGTTGGCCGCCGCCACCGGCTCCTCGCTGGGGCGGGAGGTAGCGGAAGTCCTAGAGCCGGTCAATCACGCCGCCGACGTACAGTGGCGGCTCGACGAGACCCAGGAGGCATTCGACATGTTGGCCGCCGCCGCCATCATTCCCCTCGGCGGCATCCGCGATATCCGCGACCAGCTGCATAGGGCCGCACGGGGCTCCAGCCTCGAGCCGACCGACTTCGTCGCAATCGCCAGCACCCTTTACGCCGCGCGGCGGATGAAGCAATTTTTCGTCGACCTGACCAACCCGGTGCCACACTTGGAAGAAACGGCTGCGGCGATCTCCGTCTTCCGCAGCCTGGAAAGCGCCATCGAAGACACAATCAGCGACCAGGGCGCCGTCCTCGACAGCGCCAGCCCCGAACTGGCCCGCATCCGCCGGGAAATTCGCGTTACCCAGAGCCGGGTAAAAGAAAAACTCGATCACATCATCCACTCCGGCGAATACCAGAAACTGCTCCAGGATGCCATTGTCACCATCCGTGGCGACCGCTACGTCATCCCGGTAAAACAGGAATACCGCCACGCCTTCCCCGGCATAGTGCACGACCAGTCGGCCAGCGGCGCTACCGTTTTCATCGAACCGATGAGCGTCGTCAACCTCAACAACGACCTCAAGCAACTCATGGCCGCCGAAATAAACGAAATCGAGCGTATCTTGCGCCACCTCACCGCCCAGGTTGCCGCCGCGGCCGACCCACTGCTGGAAACCTGCCGGGCCCTCGGCCAGATCGACTTCGCGTTCGCCAAGGCCCGCCTCGCCCTCAACATGCAAGCCGTCCGTCCTCTGCTCAACACCGCCGGCTGCGTCAACCTCCGCCGCGCGCGCCATCCCCTCATCCCCGCGGAAGTCGTCGTCCCCATCGACGTACGCGTCGGCAAGGAATTTACGGTGCTCGTCATCACCGGCCCCAACACCGGCGGCAAAACCGTCACCCTTAAAACGGTCGGGCTCTTCGCCCTCATGACCCAGGCCGGCCTATTCATACCCGCCGCCTCGCAGTCGGAGATGCCCGTCTTCGCCAATGTCTTCGCCGACATCGGCGACGAGCAGAGCATCGAACAGAGCCTCAGCACCTTCTCCGCCCACATGACCAACCTTGTCCGTATCCTCGGCCGCGTCGCCGCCGACGACCTTGTGCTCATCGACGAAATCGGCGCCGGCACCGACCCCGACGAAGGGGCAGCCCTGGCAATGTCCATCCTTGAGTACCTCTACCGGCGCGGCACTCGCGTCATCGCCACCACCCACTACAGCGAACTGAAAACCTTCGCTTACTCCAGACATGGAATCGAAAACGCCAGCGTAGAATTTGACATACAGACCCTGAGACCCACCTACCGGCTGCAGATCGGTATGCCCGGCAGCAGCAAGGCGTTCCTCATCTCCCAGCGTCTCGGCCTGGATGCCGCCATCGTCGCCAGAGCCCAGGAACTCATCGACGAAGACTACGCCGAATTCGACAAAGTGCTCACCGCCCTTGAAGAGCAGAAGCGGCTCTTCGCCGACCGCCAGGATGAAGTACGCCACCTGCAGCGCGAAGGCGAAGAACTCAGACGGAGCCTTGTAAAAGAAAAAGAAGCCCTTGCCGAGAAAAAGAAACAACTTATCGACAAAGCCCAGGCCGAAGCGGAACGGGTGCTGCGCCAGGCCAGGATAGACGCTGAGTCCGTGATCGCCGACCTCAAAGCCCAATTCGCTTCCGAAACCATGCGGGAGAGGCAGCAGGCCATCGACGGCGCCCGCCGTCGCCTCGCCACCGGCCTCGGCGCCGTGCGCGCCCTTGGCGACGAGGCCGACGAGCGGGAACAGGGCGCGCCCGCCACCGCAGATGACCTCGTTCCCGGCGCGAAAGTATACGTCGCCACCCTCGGGCAAAAAGGCACCGTTCTCGCCGTGGCCGGCGACGAGGTCACCGTTCAGCTGGGCATAATGAAGCTCAACGTGCCGCTGGCCAGCTGCCGGCTTGCCGAGTCGGCGCCAGCCCGGAAGGAGAGCCGGAGTCGGGCGGTGATAGACCTGACCAAGGCCCAGCAGGCGTCCCGCGAAGTCGATATCCGCGGCCAGACGGTGGAAGAAGCGGAAGCAGCCCTGGACAAATACATCGACGACGCCATCCTTGCCGGGCTTGGCGAAATAATCGTCATCCACGGCAAAGGCACCGGGGCGCTCAAAAAGGGAGTCAGAACCTATCTCAAAACCCACCGGGCCGTGCGGGACATCCGCATCGGCGAAGCCGGCGAGGGCGGCGACGGCGTTACGGTCGCCAAACTTAAGTAAGCGGAATGGGGGAGAGAAATGATCATCAAGAGCCAGGAAATCGAAGAACGCGCCGGGGCGCGGATCGCCGACCTCATGTGCGTCGCGGCCCGCACCGCACCTAAAGCCAGGGGCGTCGACAACCTCGTTGTCATGCTTGTTAACGCGCGGGAAAAGGACCAACTGGCCGAAGAGATGAGGAAAATCGCCAAAGAAAGCGGGGCGCAATTCTTCGAACGGGATGCGGCCTGCCTCGATAAAGCGGTTGCGGTCATCCTTCTCGGGCAGAAGGCGAAACCGCTGGGAGTTGCCCCCTGCGGCTATTGCGGTCACGGAAATTGCGCCAACTGCGCACAGAAAGACGGCCTGTGCGCCATAAGCATCGGCGACCTCGGCATCGCCATCGGCTCGGCGGTCTCTATCGCCGCCCTCCATCACATCGACAACCGGGTAATGTTTTCGGCCGGCAAAGCCGCCCTCAACCTCGGCCTTTTCCCGGACGACGTAAAGATCGCCTACGGCATTCCGCTCAGCATATCGGGCAAAAGCCCTTTCTTCGACCGTTAATATAGCGCCAGTCTGACTTTTTCTACAAGAAAAGAGGTGTGGATTTCTCCACACCTCTTTTCTCATTTGTACTCCTTGATGACCTGAGCAAGCCGGCCAATCCCCTCGCGGATCCGTTCCTCCGACATATTGGAAAAGTTTAGCCTCAGCGTGTTTTCCACCCGGCCGTTAGGGAAGAAAGAATCGCCGGGCACGAAAGCCACATTACGTTCAAGGCACCTCTTCAAAAGCTCCACCGACTTATAGCCTGCCGGCAGTTCCACCCAGGTGAACAAGCCGCCTTGCGGATAGGTATGCTTCACCCCTGCGGGAAAGAGCTCGTCTATCGATGTCAGCATCGCGTCACGGCGGCGACGGTACACCTCAATAATCTTCTGCACATGGGCGTCAATATCATACAGCTCGAAGTATTTGTCTATCTCCCGCTGGCTGATCGAAGACGTATGCAGATCAGCCCCCTGCTTGATGAGGACGAACTTATCGAAGAAATTCGCCGCTGCCGCGATCCAGCCGATCCTCATCCCCGGACAGAAAATTTTCGAGAAAGTGCTGACGAATATCACCAGACCCGTAGTATCGAAAGATTTAATCGATGGCGGTATCTGTCCCTCGTAGCGCAGCTCGCCGTACGGGTTATCCTCGACGACCGGCATTTCGAACTCCTCAATCAGCGCGGCGAATTGCCGCCGCCGCTCCACCGACCAGGTCCGGCCGCTGGGATTCTGGAAATCGGGAACAACGTAAATAAACTTCACCCGCTCAGTCGAGCGCAGAATTTTCGCCAACTCCTCGATAACCATCCCGTCATCGTCGGTCGGCACCTCCACGAATCTGGGCTGATAGGCGCGGAAAGCGCTGATGGCGGCAAGATAAGTGGGGCTCTCGCACAACACAACATCGCCGGCGTCCAGGAAAAGCTTGCCGGCGAAGTCAAGCGCCTGCTGAGAACCGCTCGTAATGAGAATATTCTCGGGGCCGACC encodes the following:
- the zapA gene encoding cell division protein ZapA; protein product: MRQGEEMGAKKHKVVVQIFGDNYPLRGDAEPERIMKVAALLDERMRETAFSNPRVSTTMVAILTALNIADEYLRLQTDYQQLLKMLNDE
- a CDS encoding DUF421 domain-containing protein; translation: MDYGTPGQVILRMAAIFAVALIVVRVMGNRAVGQLSPFDFVLMVGIGDIVANVALARNESLLIGAEGLIGLLVLQQLLSRLALKNKFLRKLFEGTPVELIEDGRILRQNLTKTQFNYDDLRQELHKQGLDFSNLKDIKLARLESCGTFTLIKSPDMEPLTRRDLENFIRSLSENPLSPAGTGWAKIEQLAADVRILADYVQSQQSAAPPREKATAEHVLH
- a CDS encoding alkaline phosphatase family protein translates to MRRVLLIFIDGLGLGDNDLAANPLVRFDPPFFRDLFGTPLVRELGLILGDEACLVPTDASMGIPGLPQSATGQTAIFTGVNAPQHMGCHILGFPGPALAEIIAAHGLPGDLAAGGFSVTSANMYTADYMELVARRKRRHSVTTLAILGAGRPLRSLADMAAGAAVYQDITNEMLPRFGVEGVPTVSPDEAGRRLAALAGKHRFTMFEYFQTDRQGHKHDWEEAAKIVANLDGFLTAVHRAAAETLVIITSDHGNFEDFTTKTHTLNPVPTILFGPGCRQVAAGIRSLTDIKPAIIAYLKEGVENG
- a CDS encoding DUF3656 domain-containing protein, coding for MVELLAPAGNAEAFAAALNSGADAVYLGGRQFGARAYAANFSDEELAAAVRNAHLLGVAVYVTVNTLVDNSEIPALADYLRHLYEIGVDAVIVQDIGVVAVARRVAPDLPLHASTQMTVHNLAAVEFLAGQGISRVVLARELSLDAIRRICERSPIEIETFIHGALCISYSGQCLMSSMIGGRSGNRGRCAQPCRLPYTLLDEAGRDVLAGQDAGEYLLSPKDFNTIEHIPELIDAGVVSFKIEGRMKRAEYVAVVVDSYRRAIDASLADRSGFAVPEQDQKNMAQIFNRGFTSAYLFGKQGREMMSDRRPNNRGVRIGRVIGYDPRKKTAQIKLDEPLALGDIVEFWVKVGGRSSATVTSLSVDGRPVNTAPALAVATIPVEGPVRAGDRVFKTFDAALMEKARASFSGAGPQRRLPVDASVAVGEGRPLTVTLTDEAGNTGSGQTSFLAEKAIKRPLNEETLAAQLGRLGTTVFALRGLESRIEGEVMVPLSELNEARRQAVEDLEAARLARYSRPPLAATVPDLTAFLPGPRSDTPRKPALTVNTDTVDKAAAAAANGADIIMFGGDSLSGRPPAPDDYRRVVALARERGLAVILSTPRLVQDWQWPALEADLELFRDLAPDAVAVANLGALRRAGKVPGLAIHGDWPLNIYNSAAIRFYAAQGLASLTLSPELTFGQVEELAAEPDIAIECLVHGYLTLMISEYCVMGSFLGGLHIGACTKPCLKGRYLLRDRMGETFPVAGDQFCRMHILNAKELSMLPHVPRLARSGAARIRIEGKAATQDELARTTRLYRELLDKGENHPLFVGDNIKSVEHKDITRGHYFRGVL
- a CDS encoding endonuclease MutS2 — its product is MDASVLKTLEFHKIRAMLAAATGSSLGREVAEVLEPVNHAADVQWRLDETQEAFDMLAAAAIIPLGGIRDIRDQLHRAARGSSLEPTDFVAIASTLYAARRMKQFFVDLTNPVPHLEETAAAISVFRSLESAIEDTISDQGAVLDSASPELARIRREIRVTQSRVKEKLDHIIHSGEYQKLLQDAIVTIRGDRYVIPVKQEYRHAFPGIVHDQSASGATVFIEPMSVVNLNNDLKQLMAAEINEIERILRHLTAQVAAAADPLLETCRALGQIDFAFAKARLALNMQAVRPLLNTAGCVNLRRARHPLIPAEVVVPIDVRVGKEFTVLVITGPNTGGKTVTLKTVGLFALMTQAGLFIPAASQSEMPVFANVFADIGDEQSIEQSLSTFSAHMTNLVRILGRVAADDLVLIDEIGAGTDPDEGAALAMSILEYLYRRGTRVIATTHYSELKTFAYSRHGIENASVEFDIQTLRPTYRLQIGMPGSSKAFLISQRLGLDAAIVARAQELIDEDYAEFDKVLTALEEQKRLFADRQDEVRHLQREGEELRRSLVKEKEALAEKKKQLIDKAQAEAERVLRQARIDAESVIADLKAQFASETMRERQQAIDGARRRLATGLGAVRALGDEADEREQGAPATADDLVPGAKVYVATLGQKGTVLAVAGDEVTVQLGIMKLNVPLASCRLAESAPARKESRSRAVIDLTKAQQASREVDIRGQTVEEAEAALDKYIDDAILAGLGEIIVIHGKGTGALKKGVRTYLKTHRAVRDIRIGEAGEGGDGVTVAKLK
- a CDS encoding DUF2148 domain-containing protein — encoded protein: MIIKSQEIEERAGARIADLMCVAARTAPKARGVDNLVVMLVNAREKDQLAEEMRKIAKESGAQFFERDAACLDKAVAVILLGQKAKPLGVAPCGYCGHGNCANCAQKDGLCAISIGDLGIAIGSAVSIAALHHIDNRVMFSAGKAALNLGLFPDDVKIAYGIPLSISGKSPFFDR
- a CDS encoding PLP-dependent aminotransferase family protein — translated: MGVAFATRVELLKASEIREILKITARPEVISFAGGLPAPEVFPVQELKQAAIRVLDEAGSQALQYSTTEGYEPLRRQISQRIDAKFAVKVGPENILITSGSQQALDFAGKLFLDAGDVVLCESPTYLAAISAFRAYQPRFVEVPTDDDGMVIEELAKILRSTERVKFIYVVPDFQNPSGRTWSVERRRQFAALIEEFEMPVVEDNPYGELRYEGQIPPSIKSFDTTGLVIFVSTFSKIFCPGMRIGWIAAAANFFDKFVLIKQGADLHTSSISQREIDKYFELYDIDAHVQKIIEVYRRRRDAMLTSIDELFPAGVKHTYPQGGLFTWVELPAGYKSVELLKRCLERNVAFVPGDSFFPNGRVENTLRLNFSNMSEERIREGIGRLAQVIKEYK